GGTTTTCCAACTCGGAAATGCACAACTGCGCTATCCAGATGCGACGCCGGAGTCAATACGTTTGTTGCCGATCCGGAGGAAAATTCGGGTGCCCGAATCCGCCGGGCCAGGGAGCGGACGGGAGCGCACCGGCGGCGCGGCGGCTCCCTCCCCATCTCAAGAAAGCAGGCACCGAATCGACGCTAACTCTGCACGATGTCGGCCGGGTCGCGCGTCAGGTGACCCAGGGCATCGGTCCAGCGGTACAGAATGAGCTGATCCAGAATCTCCGAGCCCTGACCGCGGCGTTTCTTGTCCAGTTCCGCCTTGAGCGCGTCGACCACGCCGTGGACTTCGGGTCCGAACAGCGACTCGAGATAGTCGGGCGGAATGCGGTCGGCGGACTCGTCGAAGCTCCCGTCCGCGCGCAGCGGCGCCGGCGACAGGGGCGGAACGTAGTACACGTTCGGCTCGGTACCCCGCTCCGGGTGGAGCGGAATCGCGACCTTCCACTTGCGGACCAGGCGGTGGACGGCCGAGCCCTCGTCATCGAGGAAGCCGATGAAAGCCGCCCGGCCGGGGCACTGCCGGACGCAGGCGGGGGCGACGCCCTGATCGATGCGTGGGAAGCAACCGATGCAATGCTGGCTGACGCCGCGTTCCTTGTTGAAGTAAATCTTCTTGTACGGGCAGGCGCGGCGGCACATCTGCGCGCCCTTGCAGGCGTCTTCGTCGCGCAGCACCAGTCCGTCCTCCGCCCGCTTGAACAGCGCATCGTGCGGGCAGGCCTCGACGCACGAGGGGTGCGTGCAGTGGTTGCAGAGGCGCGGCAGGTAGAAGAAGTACGCGTTGGGAAACTCGCCGCCGCCCTCGTCCTCGTCCCAGTTCATGCCCCAGGACTTGGCGTCACCGGTCTTGTGCAGGTGCGCCTTGCGACCGTGCCCGCCGCGCAGCACTTCGTCGTAGTTGAACTTCCAGCCGCCGCCGACTTCCTCGTCCGTCGGCAGCCGGCCGAGCGACAGCTTGCCGCTGGCATCGTACCCGCCGCCCATGGTTTCCCAGTCGCGCGGCGTGCCGCGGCCGGGCTGCGTGTTCACCGTCATCCACCACATCGGCTCGGTCCCGGGATCCTCCCCGACCCAGTGCACCTTGCACGCCACCGAGCAAGTCTGACAGCCGATGCACTTGTTCAGATCGAAAACCCACGCGAGCTGGCGTTTAGCCGTGGTCACCGTTCCCATGTTCATGTCCTCCTGCTCGTCTGGCCGAAGCCGCCGGGCTACGCCCGATCGACCCTCTCGACGTCCACCTTGACGGCACGATCCGCGGGGATCGGTTGCCACGAGAAGAGCCGGTAGGTGAGGTGTCCGTACTTGCCGACCAATCCGAGGTGCTTGATATGTCCGGCCTCGAGGTCGGACTGACTCCACCACTGTTCGTGCATGTAGGGCTCGAAGCCGTTGTAGACGATCAACTGCCCCGGGCGGCACGACGGCGTGACTTTAGCCGCTATGCGCATGTCGCCGTAGTCGTTGAACACGCGCATCAGGTCGCCGTTCTCGATGCCGAGTTGTTTGGCTTCCTCGTCGTTGATGAAGGCGAACGGCTCGCCGCGGTGGGTGTTGAGGATGACGTCGTTGGTCATGTTCATCGAGTGGATGCTCCAGCGGTTGTGACCGCTGGTCATCTGGAAGCGCCGTCCGCGGCCGCCCTGCGGCGGGGGCTCCTTGTGCACGGGCAGCTCTTCGCCGGCTTCCAGGAACCACTCGTGATCGATGTAGAACTGCGCCCGGCGCACCAGGGTGTCGTACGGAGTCTTGTCCTCGGTGTGCCAGCGCAACGGGGTGTGCACTTCGTCGGGCCTGATCGTCGATGCCTGCGAGATGCCGTGGCCCACCAGTCCCCAGCCGACGAAGCGGAGTTGTCCCTTCTCGCGCAGCTTGGCCAGCGAGGCATCCTTGGGGAGCACGCCGTAGACGGCATTATCCTTCACGGCCTCGTCGAAGCGGCTCTCCTCGTCCCGCACCGCGCCGCCCTGCGTCGCCCGGTCGAGCAGCCCTTCGAGGCTGCGGACGTTGCCGACGCGGTCGGTGAACGTGGTCATGCCGCGCGCCTTGCCGCGCTTTTCGAGGGCGGCCACCAGACGATAACCGATCTCAAGGTCGGGCAGCGCCTCGCCGACCGGCGGCGTCGCGCGGTCGCAGAGGACGAAGTTCAGGTGATGGACCGAGGGCATACTGTTGCCGAGCTTCTCGTAGTGCTGAGCGGCCGGCAGGATGTAGTCGGAGTACAAACCCGTGGTGGTCATGCGGTAGTCGCATGACACGACCATCTTCAACTTCGGCCACAGGTGTTCGAGCAGCATCTTCTGCCCACCCCGCTGGCGGCGCAGCAGGTTGCCGCCCGACTCGAACAGCACGCGTGGCTCGACCTCGCGGTAAGCCTTCGCGTACCGTTCGTCCCACCACCCGTTGTCGACGGCCTCCTGCATATACTCGTCGAACGACCGCTTCATCGACGGGTCGTGGACGTTGGGGTCGGACCAGCGCTCCTTGTAGCCGCACTGGTAGTACCAGAGGAACGCCGGCGGCATGATCGCGCCCTGCCCGCCCAGTTCGGCGGCCATTTCCGCGGCGCGGTTCTGCATCATCTCCGGCGTCATCGTCGGATCCGCGGACGCCATCATCCGCCGCATGCCGAGAATCATGGCGATGTGCCGTTGCGCCGCCTCCTGCCCCGCTCCCTGCTTGCGGCTCATGAAGGCCTGACCGTCGAAGCCCATGATCGCCCACGAGCGCGTGCCGGTGCCCTTCTTGCCCCAGTTGCCAGTGAGCCCGAGCAGCAAGGCCATGGCGCGCTCCATCAGGTCGCCGTGGTAGTACTTGCCGGAGTTCCAGCCGATGAAGATCTTGGTCCGGCGCGTCGCCACCTTGCGGGCCAGGGCGCGGATGTTGTCGGGGTGCACCTCGCAGATCTCGCCGGCCTTCTCGGGAGTGTAGTTATCGAGCTGGCGGCGCAGCCGCGCGAACACCGGCTCGACCTCGACCGTCGACCCGTCGGCGAGCATGACGCTGAAGGTCCCTTCGAGCGCCGGCTCGACGCCCTGCGTCGCCAGCGTGTGCCGCGGCGCGGTCGCCAGTGTGTTGGTCAGCTCGTCCCACCAGAAGAACTGGTCGTCGCGATCGCCTTCCATCACGTCGCAGCCGCGCAGGAAGCGATTGTTGTCCTTGCGAACCAGCAACGGCAGGTCGGT
This genomic window from Candidatus Binatia bacterium contains:
- a CDS encoding respiratory nitrate reductase subunit beta — encoded protein: MNMGTVTTAKRQLAWVFDLNKCIGCQTCSVACKVHWVGEDPGTEPMWWMTVNTQPGRGTPRDWETMGGGYDASGKLSLGRLPTDEEVGGGWKFNYDEVLRGGHGRKAHLHKTGDAKSWGMNWDEDEGGGEFPNAYFFYLPRLCNHCTHPSCVEACPHDALFKRAEDGLVLRDEDACKGAQMCRRACPYKKIYFNKERGVSQHCIGCFPRIDQGVAPACVRQCPGRAAFIGFLDDEGSAVHRLVRKWKVAIPLHPERGTEPNVYYVPPLSPAPLRADGSFDESADRIPPDYLESLFGPEVHGVVDALKAELDKKRRGQGSEILDQLILYRWTDALGHLTRDPADIVQS
- a CDS encoding molybdopterin-dependent oxidoreductase, with the protein product MSAKTKATAKSSKATATWADAYRHKFTWDSVHFGSHSVDCYPGGCSWRVFVRDGKVVREEQSSLHHAIEPGVPDMNPMGCQKGACWSHCHYSQDRVTHPLKRVGKRGEGKFKQVSWDEALDDIADAMLDAIQEQGPESVLTLLTPEPGAAPSRMFSDLLGTPTTDGNAEFQDFSPGWHLTWGLYNPTSTMDDWFLAELTLIWHANPVYTNIHWYHYVAESRYNGGEVVTIAPDYSPSAIHADYHLPVRIGTDAALALAMCKVIIDGGLYKKQFVQEQTDLPLLVRKDNNRFLRGCDVMEGDRDDQFFWWDELTNTLATAPRHTLATQGVEPALEGTFSVMLADGSTVEVEPVFARLRRQLDNYTPEKAGEICEVHPDNIRALARKVATRRTKIFIGWNSGKYYHGDLMERAMALLLGLTGNWGKKGTGTRSWAIMGFDGQAFMSRKQGAGQEAAQRHIAMILGMRRMMASADPTMTPEMMQNRAAEMAAELGGQGAIMPPAFLWYYQCGYKERWSDPNVHDPSMKRSFDEYMQEAVDNGWWDERYAKAYREVEPRVLFESGGNLLRRQRGGQKMLLEHLWPKLKMVVSCDYRMTTTGLYSDYILPAAQHYEKLGNSMPSVHHLNFVLCDRATPPVGEALPDLEIGYRLVAALEKRGKARGMTTFTDRVGNVRSLEGLLDRATQGGAVRDEESRFDEAVKDNAVYGVLPKDASLAKLREKGQLRFVGWGLVGHGISQASTIRPDEVHTPLRWHTEDKTPYDTLVRRAQFYIDHEWFLEAGEELPVHKEPPPQGGRGRRFQMTSGHNRWSIHSMNMTNDVILNTHRGEPFAFINDEEAKQLGIENGDLMRVFNDYGDMRIAAKVTPSCRPGQLIVYNGFEPYMHEQWWSQSDLEAGHIKHLGLVGKYGHLTYRLFSWQPIPADRAVKVDVERVDRA